The following are encoded together in the Osmia lignaria lignaria isolate PbOS001 chromosome 13, iyOsmLign1, whole genome shotgun sequence genome:
- the LOC117602215 gene encoding caveolin-3 isoform X3: MFARFANALRRSLPKCGGFKIPGMEKPDSSMGDESNIELEDRDPNSLNTHLQVMWDDVIGEPEGIRSPECAWRLSGHCFRLSRSCCYVLLSVLVAPLLALCFGFTFACLAFQHIWCVAPCLRVWKITFAATRNFFTAVTQAIIRPIMDSFGYLFHNIRVSNQKLPDGPAEKDDILVV, from the exons ATGTTTGCGCGTTTTGCGAACGCGCTCAGGCGGTCTTTGCCAAAATGTGGCGGTTTCAAAATTCCAGGAATGGAGAAGCCCGACTCCTCCATGGGGGACGAGAGCAACATCGAACTCGAGGACAGAGATCCTAACAGCCTGAACACCCACCTACAG GTGATGTGGGACGATGTGATCGGAGAACCGGAAGGTATACGGAGTCCAGAGTGCGCGTGGCGTCTCAGCGGCCACTGCTTCCGGTTGTCCAGAAGTTGCTGTTACGTGTTGCTTTCCGTTCTTGTCGCTCCTTTGCTCGCCCTTTGCTTCGGTTTCACGTTCGCCTGTCTCGCGTTTCAG CACATATGGTGTGTAGCACCCTGTCTCCGCGTCTGGAAGATCACTTTTGCAGCGACGAGAAATTTTTTCACCGCGGTGACCCAAGCCATCATACGACCTATTATGGATTCATTTGGCTATCTGTTTCACAACATTCGCGTGTCGAATCAGAAGCTACCTGACGGTCCTGCGGAGAAGGACGACATCCTCGTggtgtaa
- the LOC117602218 gene encoding uncharacterized protein LOC117602218 isoform X1: protein MSCRKSTTKKTTRKSFCCGGGRRRSESTSSSSYSSTSESSFTSDYSDSCACSGCDCFDSTPQRRKGKGKAKNRNSRSSRSTKKACGSRPSKKKTSRRKGRSSSPCTCSECDCSESSSTGEECCNYVTSKKRRKTRA from the exons ATGAG TTGCAGGAAATCAACCACGAAGAAAACGACCAGGAAATCGTTTTGTTGCGGGGGTGGTAGACGTCGTTCAGAAAGTACGAGCAGTAGCTCGTATTCCAGTACTTCTGAATCCTCTTTCACATCAGACTACTCTGATAGCTGTGCATGTTCAGGGTGCGATTGTTTCGATAGCACGCCTCAAAGGCGAAAAGGCAAaggaaaagcgaaaaatcgaaATTCACGGTCGTCGCGATCAACGAAGAAAGCTTGCGGTTCGAGGCCGTCGAAGAAGAAGACGTCTCGTCGCAAGG GACGTTCGTCGTCACCGTGCACGTGTTCCGAATGCGATTGCTCGGAATCCTCCAGCACTGGCGAAGAATGTTGCAATTACGTGACAAGCAAGAAACGTCGTAAAACGAGAGCTTAA
- the LOC117602218 gene encoding uncharacterized protein LOC117602218 isoform X2, whose amino-acid sequence MRKSTTKKTTRKSFCCGGGRRRSESTSSSSYSSTSESSFTSDYSDSCACSGCDCFDSTPQRRKGKGKAKNRNSRSSRSTKKACGSRPSKKKTSRRKGRSSSPCTCSECDCSESSSTGEECCNYVTSKKRRKTRA is encoded by the exons ATGAG GAAATCAACCACGAAGAAAACGACCAGGAAATCGTTTTGTTGCGGGGGTGGTAGACGTCGTTCAGAAAGTACGAGCAGTAGCTCGTATTCCAGTACTTCTGAATCCTCTTTCACATCAGACTACTCTGATAGCTGTGCATGTTCAGGGTGCGATTGTTTCGATAGCACGCCTCAAAGGCGAAAAGGCAAaggaaaagcgaaaaatcgaaATTCACGGTCGTCGCGATCAACGAAGAAAGCTTGCGGTTCGAGGCCGTCGAAGAAGAAGACGTCTCGTCGCAAGG GACGTTCGTCGTCACCGTGCACGTGTTCCGAATGCGATTGCTCGGAATCCTCCAGCACTGGCGAAGAATGTTGCAATTACGTGACAAGCAAGAAACGTCGTAAAACGAGAGCTTAA
- the LOC117602215 gene encoding caveolin-3 isoform X4, which translates to MEKPDSSMGDESNIELEDRDPNSLNTHLQVMWDDVIGEPEGIRSPECAWRLSGHCFRLSRSCCYVLLSVLVAPLLALCFGFTFACLAFQHIWCVAPCLRVWKITFAATRNFFTAVTQAIIRPIMDSFGYLFHNIRVSNQKLPDGPAEKDDILVV; encoded by the exons ATGGAGAAGCCCGACTCCTCCATGGGGGACGAGAGCAACATCGAACTCGAGGACAGAGATCCTAACAGCCTGAACACCCACCTACAG GTGATGTGGGACGATGTGATCGGAGAACCGGAAGGTATACGGAGTCCAGAGTGCGCGTGGCGTCTCAGCGGCCACTGCTTCCGGTTGTCCAGAAGTTGCTGTTACGTGTTGCTTTCCGTTCTTGTCGCTCCTTTGCTCGCCCTTTGCTTCGGTTTCACGTTCGCCTGTCTCGCGTTTCAG CACATATGGTGTGTAGCACCCTGTCTCCGCGTCTGGAAGATCACTTTTGCAGCGACGAGAAATTTTTTCACCGCGGTGACCCAAGCCATCATACGACCTATTATGGATTCATTTGGCTATCTGTTTCACAACATTCGCGTGTCGAATCAGAAGCTACCTGACGGTCCTGCGGAGAAGGACGACATCCTCGTggtgtaa